Part of the Zea mays cultivar B73 chromosome 4, Zm-B73-REFERENCE-NAM-5.0, whole genome shotgun sequence genome is shown below.
CACGTGTGAAGCGCAGACTGCATGGATAGACGCAAAATAAGTTATATTGGCTGCATCCACACGTACGTCCAAAACGAACGTACGCGGTCGACCAGGTTCGCGCGAGATTGTACGTGTGGGTGCGGTCATCCAATCAGACGGAATCTTCCCACGTTTCTGCGCGTGCAGGCAGAGAGCCACAAATTGGCCTGTGCTGCACCAGCAGATGCAGGCCCGCTCGCTCGTGTGCAGCTATCCAAACATGTGCTTACCCGAAGTCAACGCACATACCGTGCCTGGCTGTCAGCACGCATCCAACCAAACAAATTGAAGGAGAAGCCGCTGCCGCTGACCGAGTTCATATTAAACTGTCAGGTAACTGTTTATCATTCCCGCTACTGTTTCTCAAGGTTCCAACTCTTCTCATTCATGTTGACCGGAGAATGGTGGCATTTCAGACAGACCAGATAATGCAGTCGACATCTACCACACGTACTTCGGGGGATTGCAGGTGCTGCTTCTCGTCGTTCCCCATGCTGTGGTACTTTTATTGTTGGCACGTAAGTGGATGATTAGGATTATGAATGAACTCTTTGCTGAATCACTACTTAACCTCTGTTGCAAGCAGGACTTGGTTTGATGGAGTAGCTAGCCTATGCACTGCCATTGGATGTTGTCAATCGGATTTCGTCTACGCTGACATATGTTCAGATGACGCCGTCGAACGTGGACTAGGAACATGTTGGAATCATCAGAATAGCACATGTTGAACGTTCTTGAGCGTCGACCATCGAGACTGAAGTAAAACATTGGCTGGCGACCGCGTCCTCAATTTGGCTTTGACCTTTTCTGACAATGACTATAAGCCTGATTTGTTTTAGCTTTTTTTTAGTTTTTAGGCACCAGAGGCTGCTGGAAAACTGCCAAATGCCTAGTTTTTCAGTCCGTTTCTTTGAGAATCACACCGAATCCGCCGAGCCATTGCGATAGTAGGAAACCGTCACTTTGTATATCTTAAACCTTATGTACTTTTTTATCTTCACCCGCATATAATATAcacgatactcagattctctccacagcTAGATTCAAAGGAAAGCTACTCAAAAAAAGCTGAACAAACAAACCTAGAGGGAATCTGACTATGGGGACAATGAGTATCGTGGGAATTATGTGCAAAGGAAAATTAAGGGGTCCATAGTGTTTAAAATCTAGAAAGTGATGAATTTTTCCTATCACGGTGACTTAGCTGATTGTATGTTTATATTGATTTTAGACGATTTTCATCAAAGTGATTTTTATAGAAGTGAGCTAAAATCAAAGTGATTTTTATATAAGCGAGCTGAAAAGCTAGACATCTGGCTGTCTGCGGTTACTTTTGATAGCCAGAATCAGCAAAAAAAAAAGCCTTTTGTCACAAAACCTGTTGAATGTTTCTTGTAGCTATGTTTTGCTACCTGATCTGATGCTCTCTGTTTAAGTCGCAATGTTTGATGACACATCAGTCACGAGATATGTATAAACAGTAGGTCGCTGCTTCTGCTTTCAGACAAAAAAAAGGTCAGCCACTGTTTTCAAACTTGGCAACAGGCTCAAATTTCAGTGAGTAGAACGTTCTCTAGAACAGAAGTTGCCCGAGACGCAAACAgcaaattgatatcttatgatTCAAATCGACATGCCTTGGTAGAAACATTTAACTAAATAGCATTTGATAACGCTGAAAGGATTACATTGCTTACACAGCTCAACACACCTAGCACAGGAATTCAGGGTGGAACCTACAACAGAGCTACAGATTTACCAGACGCAATTCTATTCCCACCCAAGCTTCTGGCTTGTACTACACACAGCTACTCACACAACGGGCGCTACTGAAAGCGCAGATTGCTACATCCTGCCTGGAATTGGCCAAGAGAATGCAAGCTGCAAACTCATCTCCAAGGCATGCTGGACAAGAACGGTGGCTGGTTACTATTGCTAGCACTAGCAGCCATGGCTCGATGCAGTGGCGGTGGGCTTCCAGCGCCACCGGATGACTCGCTCAATGTGCCTCTTGAAGAAGGGCTGCTGGGTCCTCCCATCCCGGCTGTCGGAGCAACCCTCGGTGGAGCCGATGTGGGTTCTGAAGGAGCCTGCTTTTGTGGCTCCTTTCCGCCTCCAGAATTGAAGCTTCCCAGTACTATCTGCAGAGAACAGAGCATAAGCAGAGATGATCAGCATCCTTGTCTTGGGTGTACGCGACGCGTCCGTAGCAGACCCAACAAAGTAAGGCGGTAGAAACTACACCGCGATTTCACACTTCAACAATATGAAACCCATTTTGGAGCACTACCACCACTACGTTTGGAAAACGAGGGAAGTTGCGGCAGAGAAACGTAATACCTGAACCGGTGAAGCCGCTACTAGAAGTCCTGCGACCCCACCACCCAACAGACGGCCATCAGGACCAGCCAGCGACACGCTGAGGCTTCCGTTTCGGCTGCGCTGGACACCATCCTCAGCCAGGAAGAATGACCCCGACAGCGACAGTATCTCGAATTGACCCTATAGGGAAAAAATAAATAATAGCCATTTGTAATACAGATATCTACATTGCATGGTAGTGATTGCGTCTGAAACTAGACCAGAAGTTTCCACCTCTCATGACCAAATCATGATATCTAGAACCTTTACAGTTAAAAGCTTGAGACTGTTTCTATTTCACCGAGAAGTAGGTTCCGCTGGCCATAGGCACGAACCTCGTATGTTACAGTTCTGCCTGATGTAGCAGTCTGACGAAGCGTTACATTTGATATGGAGCCATTTGCTGAAAGAACACAAACTCCGTGTGTTCCATGCTGGGAAAATGACATAATCTTTGATGCCACGTCCTGAAAAGAAGGGTGTGTTTGCTTTGTTATTAATTCAGAAAACACTGCTGCTAAATAATCATGAGCCTTGAGAGTTGGTTTCGTTGAGTCAAAGGCACATGACCAGAATCAACACCTTAGCACTGGAATAAAAATGCTATGGAAGTACCACTAATTAGCAAAGCTACAACAACTGAGGTTATTTGATATCGAACATCATATTATGAAAGATACAAACATGAAGGTTAATCTATAATGCTATAAAGTGCCAACCATATGCACAAGCCAAAACTGGTAGGCCAAAACTTGCAATGTTCCAAACAATCAAGAGAAGAATAGTCAGTTACCGCAGTAGAAAATGTCAAAAAAAAAGGGCATACCGCGTGCTGAACTGAAgtctcccacatgagtggggtctagGGAAGAgataaaccgaggcaagcctTTTCCCACAAATACGGAGAGGCTGCTTCCAACTCACGACCTGGTGACTGGGTGAGAGAGCTATCACCACTGCACAAGATCTGCCATTCTACAGTACAAAACCTCAAACTGGCAGAATTTACTTTATACTCCCATCAGCACCAAATCATGGAAGGAAGACAGCTAAGCATAATGTGATAGCTTAGTGCTTCAAATTAAATGTCCGAATGAACAATTTGGCAATTCAACTTATTGATGGAACAACAAACAAtactttttttctgttttttgtaAGAGAGGTTGCATTGTGAGAACATTATATAAAAAAAGTATAGCAAAAAGAGAAAGTCCAAAAGAATGTGAACAAGTGCAAAGGATCCAGGAAGAATAAAAGCAAGAACATATTCTGAAAATAAAACAATAAATAATCAGCACGTTCAAATGCAAGATAACGTGTTATACCTCCCCAGCTTGAACTGTGATAACATGAGGTGTAAATCCAGCTCCTGATGACCCTGCAAGATGATTTCATGTTAGGGCTAGTTGCGCTGAAATCATCTACGGAAAAAATGAGTCAATCTACATCAGCTTTGCAGGACTTAGAATAACTAGCAGCTTGTTACAGAATTCAGCAGAGAAATAACCACATGCCACCACTCTGGAAATGAACACGTGGAAAATTGTACAATGAAATAACTGAGGACAAATAAATCCGTCCATCCACAATTTATAGTTTTGCACAGTTAACTAATTAAAGCTAGGATGACCAGTACATCCTTCAGCTGACCATGAAGCAGATTCAAACTCTAATAAGGACAACGGCCCTTGAGGCAGTTCAGTCCCAATAACAATTTTTATCCTGATATATTATGATGAAACTATCCACAAGTACTTCTCCAGTTCCTAGTAAATTTGAGTTTACAAACCACACCAAAACCTTAGAGTCAGTGCAAATGATGATAGGAGTAGAAATTTTACCAGCAGCGTCCACGCGTGGCTTGTTGGTAGAACCCTTAGGCCGGCCCCGCTTCTTGAATCCGTCTGGCGACGCCACCACCAGAGAGCTCGCCGGATTTAACGCAGGCGGTGAGAACGGCCCAGAAAAACCCTGCCCTGTCGCCGGCGACcctgaagccgccgaagcaggcACCATTGCCAGCGCCATGGACCCGTCGGGCCCGTACTTCCTTGGTCGTCCGCGCTTCTTCTTGGCCAGCGGCTCACCCATGCTCGGCGCAGCTGGAGCGCCATTGCCTCCAACGACCGTCGCCGCGGACATGCTAGCGCCGTGGGCTGCGCCCTGCGGCTGGTAAGACGGCGTCGCAGGCGAAGAGCTCACCGGAGCGAACACGGCGGTGCCGTCCGCGGTGTACGCCATGCGCACGCTCTGCATGGCGGCGGACGACGGCGGCGCGGGCGCCGGCGGGCTCTTCGTCAAGCCGAATAGATCCCTCCCCGCCATCAGCCCTTGCTCGGACCTCACCTCCATGGCGG
Proteins encoded:
- the LOC100284796 gene encoding AT-hook motif nuclear-localized protein 10, whose amino-acid sequence is MEVRSEQGLMAGRDLFGLTKSPPAPAPPSSAAMQSVRMAYTADGTAVFAPVSSSPATPSYQPQGAAHGASMSAATVVGGNGAPAAPSMGEPLAKKKRGRPRKYGPDGSMALAMVPASAASGSPATGQGFSGPFSPPALNPASSLVVASPDGFKKRGRPKGSTNKPRVDAAGSSGAGFTPHVITVQAGEDVASKIMSFSQHGTHGVCVLSANGSISNVTLRQTATSGRTVTYEGQFEILSLSGSFFLAEDGVQRSRNGSLSVSLAGPDGRLLGGGVAGLLVAASPVQIVLGSFNSGGGKEPQKQAPSEPTSAPPRVAPTAGMGGPSSPSSRGTLSESSGGAGSPPPLHRAMAASASNSNQPPFLSSMPWR